The Anguilla rostrata isolate EN2019 chromosome 2, ASM1855537v3, whole genome shotgun sequence genome contains the following window.
gcgtgtatTTGCGCGCTTGCGTGTTCCTGTAAGACTTGATGTCAACATATTTTGTCAAGCATCATATTTCAgcaaatatttactgaaataaactcCAGCTTTACTGAAAATAGAGCGGGAGCTGCAAGACGACTATGGGTGGATACAGTAAAACATGAtcatataattcacaaaaatgtatagaACTGGCAACGTTTTTAGACTActgacaatgtgtgtgtgcaggcatgcacGTCTTTCAACATGGATGTCCATGGATTACCATTTTAAATGCTTCTGGACAGTTAGAGTCACATGCATCAAATAAAATAGACAAACACATAATTGTGATAGCAATTGGGCTAATGGCAACTACTTAGATttcaaacataataataataataatatattattattattattcaaaacgaacgaaaaaaatacagtaagtaAGTCGACCCGCAAGTGGGTCACTTTGAAGAGAGAAATAGCAGGTGAAAGTCAAGTGTTGATAAGATTTTGTGAACGTTGATTTTGTTAATCTAATCTATGGTTGAATGACATTGAGTGAGAGGGGTGGAGTGTGAGGGAATGGGACGTTAGACAAAATATTGTAGTTATGaatgacaataaatgtgtaaaagagtaagtgaatgcaaaaataacagaagcgaaataaaaaggaagaaaaaagttAAGGAAAAAGGATAGCATCGTGTCATTTAAACCTTTTATTTCACTGCTTGAACGGCACAGCTGCTTACAATTCAATGTTATTTCTTAAACAAAATCTGCTCtgttcaaaaaaggaaaactgttTTGGTATTCGAGTTAATGGTACCTCACTATGTACtgttaaaacaacaaaaggagggaaaaattTCACCACGTGTTAGTGTCTGCACTTGTGACCATGGCTTGACAAACATTGACTGAAAAACTGATGCAACTGTGAGTCAGGTGACggatgagggagggagcgaCATAGAGACTATAAAAACCCCATTGAACGacgagaaaaacaaaaataacgcAACGTGGTATGACAGACCATACCAGAAGACTTTAAGTTGAAGTAGGCTACTTCGTGTTTGCGTTATTAAAcgacttttcttttcttttcaaaacaattCTCTGTTTTTAACCGCCTCTTATTTTTCGAAACCTTATTTgttggtgggttttttttactATTGATTTTAGCTGTATAAATTAGTTTTAGCGCactaattgtttatttatttaataatgagTTTCGTGGAGGTGAAAAATATGGAACCGACCACATTTGAAGACCGCTACTACGACgaatatgaatattataatCTTACTGACAAGTTCAGTGGTAAGCTCTCTCAGATCCTGCCTTGCACGTTTCGCATGGCTGATTGGCTACGTTTTCTATGAGTAACAATGTGCTATTATGATTTCTGCAACGTACGACCAGTCAAACAGATGGCTGAATCTCCACAATACCTTAAcgtgtctgtggtctgtggtgtgtgtgtgtgtgtgtttgtgcatagaTTCTCTCTGTAAAGCAGCTTATATGGTATGTCATATGAAGTCGTACATGTTTCAGGTGGTACTAGTCGTAAGGGGAGGACAAAGCGTGAAGCCAGCTGCAACACCAACAGACCCAACCCTGCGGGCCATGAGCGAAAGATAACTGAGAAATTGCAAAATGCCGAAAAGAAGGCCAAGGAATGAGGGACGAACAAGAGGAAGTGAGAATGGCGCAATAAAGAATCAAGCTGCCGTTGCTGAACAGTGGTTTTTTGTATTTCCAGCCACAATATTGTAGCCAATGACCTTTGGACGTATGATCTGTCAaccaatgtttatttaatttcagaaacCATTGGACAGCTAACCCTGGCAACAGACCATAGCCATCTTGGTAATGGATGAGCAGACTGAAGGGCCAGCGTGTGGCAAGTCAGACCAGCCTGGCGGGGAGTTACAGGGGGGAAAttgaaacaaactttttttaaaagtgtaaacTGTTTCAGGTTAAAATGGGGATAGAATCTGGGAAGGTTAAGAGTGACTGTGTTGGAAGTTTGAGCTAATATGATTGTGATTAGTTTTCTGCAATTAGTTGGATTTCTGTCATCTGGATTGTCAGCCAGCCATGTCAGTGTGTGaacgttttttatttaattgtgggAAATTCTGATGAAATGGATGATTTTAATATCTGAATTAAAGGAATGaccaaacacttttttttatacatCAAACTTTGTGTGGaccttattaaaatgtttacattacCCACAGTGAGCTACAGGGGGCAGTAATACATTGAGTAGGCCATCATGATACTGATTTTAATCTAAATATTGGTAGAGTGGTATGTGGTAGCACTACACAAGTCTtgtcaaatattttcatattagcTGAGGGcattgtttgaatgttttggctATGCCAAAGCCTGTCAGTTCGTTGAGGTTGACCGAGCAGTCTTCCACCACAAACATCAACCTACTCAAATAATTATGTTGACTTGTagttaatttatgaatttatggcctttgcagtccaGTAGTTCCTCTGCTGCTACCCTGATATGCAGCTCGAGGAGGATTCCAGTGAACAAAAATAGATGTAGCAATTCACTGTGAATAAAGAGGAAAAATCAGAGGTGGGCTTTAGCCTGACCGTCTCCCTAGAGCTCCCTCCTGGCAGTGCAGGGTCATGTGGCTGGCACAGTCAGTTGCACAGTTGAGCACTGTGGCTAATAATTGAATGTCTTCAATACATTAATGGAGTGCTACAGCAGAATGTCAGTCTACTGGTGAGTCAGTGGTGATGAGCTATATATAGCAGAACTGTGTGTAACACtaccttctctctttccttatTCTCCGTCCTGCACCACcaaacagcaaagaaaaagaacacCACGTCAAACACGCCTCTTGCTTCGCTCATCCTTCTCTGTTGCTCTTGCCCTGACTCACTCAAAGTGTATATGGGTCAATGGCAGTTATGGTTTTGAAAGGGGCAAAATTTAAGTGAGAAAAAAGATTTATGTTCACTTTAGTGTCATGTGTATCACCTATGCATTACGTATGTTTGATTcagtacaaaatacaaatttatttttatacaaaattTGTAAGTTTACTTCCCCAAATTTCAAATTGGTATaacaatgaatgttttttaaaataattttatttatttatttttgtaaaatttctgCGCGgcattacaaataaacaaaattggtgaaacataaatatttagaCTGGATAAATGTATACCACTTCAGAAATTCAGTTATAGGGTTATGAATAATGTGATTTTGTGCctttcacaaaatgaaatcattttttatgatCTTTATCTACTGTATCCTTAAGGCAAATGGAAACAACTTGAGACATTTTAGAAAAGAGGTCTTTTTCTCTTGTAGGTTGAAATTCCTCCTGTATTTCTGagtcaacaaaacatttcattttacagcgtaatgtatttttaaaatcttttaaatcAGGTTAAACACACACTTATGTTTGAGATTCTAGGAACATCCATTTTTCCTACTGTGACAGTTTACAGAATGTAACAGTttatgactgtaatgtaatcgTAGAGGTCACACAGATACTATGAGATCCCCTAAactctatttattttttgttgataaaCATTAAAGTAGTTTAGCTGGGTGGCTAATTCTGCTAAGCCACTGCTTAGAAGTCACCCATTGATCTTTTGTGCTACCAAGAAATGGCAAGTCAACTGCAAAGTAATTCTGACTGATCACACTTTCTTTGTGGAAAGATCAAAAATGTGGGAGAGAGGCACTTGAATTTTGACCCTTAATTCCCTATTGAGTTTCATACATTTCATTCTACATCTGtaaattttacagaaaaatgcGGATAAACCCCTCATATATccagaattatttatttctggcCGGCttataaattatgcaaaaatgGTATAAAACACCCACAAGTGGCACTATACCGAGCTgatgaaattaactttgaaTTGACCAGTATTATACACTTGGAAAAGTCATTTTACACAGAAATTAATCTCACATAATAGCATGCACTTTTGCACACCTAAAACAAGGTATAACCCATAACAGTGTACCATGATGAAATCTTGGACCCCTACTTGTATTGTAACAGTATTTGTAACATTGGAGGACTGATGGACAGAATAACACATGGACAGATGAACATGCTTTAATATATAGTAGATCACTACAACAGTATTTCTCAACTCAAATgctattttattcctttttcacACCAATATTCTTCTcttatccccccacccccaaccttATCTCTACAGTCATGCTACCAATGGCCATGGAAGCTCCCCTGTTGCTTAGCAACAAGCCACGAGGATTTCGAAAGAGAGCATATACAGATGTAATATTTAACACTTTTTATggttgtgtgaatgtgcatgtgtgtgctttagCATCGATCAAGCTCACTGTCTGAGTGTTATTGCTAAAACAATCTTTGGTCGACGGGGTTAGTCAGTGGGTACAGTCTATTTTGACCTCTATTTGTCAAACTCCAGGACACCTCAGTGATAAGAATGATAAAATGTATATGGTTTTCTTATCTTCACCCAGTCACCCTGTTGAACTTTCTCCATTGGTAAAGCAATACATTCAACTGAGAGCATGAAAAGACACATTGTTAGCCATAATCAGACTTAATTAATTGAGTTTACTACAGTTCAGGTTCAATTTCATGCATATAATTTCTCTTTCAGTATCACAATGATCTGACTGGTGCGCACCATAATGtgtctcctgtcctctctgtaACTCTCCTGTTCTAAGCTAcatctgtccctccctctctttttcttactctttctctctcttattctaTCTCCCATTACTCTAGGCAGAGGGTGTGTTTAAGAGTTATTGGTGCATTAGGtagcttattataaatgcataatgCCTATTAGAAAGGGAGTAATATTAAAAGTGGCAGAGGCAAAAATACTTTTATACAGCCAGACAAGGCTTACATACTGCAAACACAAGCTTAGAAAGACTCACTCATTTTCATAGACAGATGAACACAGGCATTAATTTCCATATAGAGTAAACAgcatctcaaacacattcatgcatttatgcGCACAACCACTCATAgttacacatgcata
Protein-coding sequences here:
- the LOC135249249 gene encoding nuclear protein 1-like, with translation MSFVEVKNMEPTTFEDRYYDEYEYYNLTDKFSGGTSRKGRTKREASCNTNRPNPAGHERKITEKLQNAEKKAKE